The genomic segment GAATGCGTTCCTGGAGATGATGCCTGCCTGATGGCGCGTGAAGCCTTCGGATTAACGCTGCCGCATCAGATCCTCGGGTAGGCCAGCGCTTGAACGGGAACCAAATTCATAGCTTTGCGCGGAAGATAAACGAATTCGGGCGATTTATCCTCGACCTCGAACGCCTGAACCAAGCATTTTAGCGCAGCTTTTCAACGGCGATGGCGAGACACGTCTTGAATGCGGCGAGGTCGGTATAGAGCGCATCCCGAGGCGCGTCTCCGACGATGAGGACGCCACCGCGCCGCTCGATCCCGGCGTGCAGCATGAGATTGTCGGCCAGGCCAAAATCCTCGACGGCAATCCCGTTCGGGTCTCGCAGTCGACCGTCGGCATCATAGGCGAGGGCCCCGCCGTAAAGATCGCTCACCCGTCCGCTGTGATCTCGGGCCACATTCGTGTAGGCGAATACCGGCTTACCACTTGCGCACATGAATCCGAGTTCGAAGGCCGTCCCGGTATCGGCGGCAATGCCACGAAAGGGCGTCAGATTGGCGATGATGGCGTCAGCCTCCATCATCATCTTTTCGTCCACCGCGTTTATTGCCGCTGCGCGCTCGCGCTTCGAGTTCGTGTGCGGGATTTCCAGATCACCGGGCGAGAGTGGGAAAAGTCCCGCCTCGCGCGCAAGCGCTGCCTTCCGGTCGAGCATTTCACGGGCGTTTGGAAGGAAGACCTCCGGACCGGCCAGATAAACTTTTTTTGTCATAGACGAATTGCACCTTAATGGGATGGGCTCGGAATACCTCCCTTGCTGTATAGCCAAGGAGGATCACAATCCAGTGGACGAGAACCGCCCGCGACGCGCAGCGTGTACCAATCAGATCGTTAGCCGATGGAATTGTTCCGTAGCGTGTTGGTCCGGTCGATGGCTCTTCATAGGACTAAAGCCCTATGCTGGAACGAGCCCGCGCAGATGACGTTCAGCCGATAGCTGAAGGAGCTGAAGAGATGTCGATGCGCCGCGATTTTTGGGACCAACCCGTTGAGGTCATCATTGGGGATGGCGACCACCTTAAGAGTATCCGCAGCAGCCGGGACGCGCTCGCATATCTCATGACCTGTTGGCCGCGTGAGAGAGCAGCCTCCTTCGCCGTCGCGAAGAGGATCTGCACGGACGCCGTTGACGGGCGGGCAGATCCATCCGCTGCCGCATTGGCATTCAAAGTTGCGGCTGAGGAAGCCGGCGTCCTTCACCGCTAGCCGTTCTTTGCGTCGAGGAAAAGCGATTGGGCACACAGTCGGACCTTCAGTGATTTCATGTGAAATATATTTCAGTGCGTGAATTTTATTGACAGCTCTCTATCGTTGGGATTACCTGCCCATACCGGACTTCGAGGAGGAACTCCGGTCTTCAATGGATCATCGGCAGCCGCTCAGGTGCCGCCGGATATTTGGGAGGGGCCTCGGCCTCGAGGAGGAAACTTGCGCAGATTTCTAAGCACGACCGCATTGGCGGTCCTCGCATCGACACTATTGGCTGGCGTGGCCAGCGCAGACACGGAAAATCCGTTCCGCTGCAAGCCGGGCGAAAAATACGTCATGAATGTGATGGTCTCGGGCGTCGAATATTGGTTTCCGGTCTATGAGATGTTCAAGCAGGCCGGTCAGCAGCTCGGTTGCGAGACGGCTTATACCGGCACGCCGGAATATGACGTCAACAAGCAGATTGCCACCTTCGACCAGGCGCTGGCCCAGAACCCGGCCGGTATCCTCGTTCATCCGATGAACTCCGACCCGTTTATCGAGCCGATCAACCGGGCTATCGATCAGGGCACGGCGGTCGTTACCTTCGCAGCCGATGCGCCGCTCTCCAAGCGCATCTCGTTCATCACCTCGGACAATACCCGCGAAGGCACCTATGCGGCCGACGCGATCGCCGGAAAGATGGGCGGCAAGGGGGAATATGCCGTTCTGGAAAATCCGGGCCAGGATAATCATGACAAGCGTATTGCCGCCTTCATCGCCCGTATGGAGGAAAAATATCCGGAGATGAAGCTGGTCGGCCGCGCCGCGTCCAACCAGGACCCGAACAAGGCCTACCAGGGCCTGATGAGCCTGGTGCAGGCCCATCCGAACATTGGCGCCGTCTTCATGCCGGAAGCGAACTCGGCAATCGGCGCTTCGCAGGCCAACAAGGAAAGCGGCGGCAAGATCCTGGTGATGTGCGCCGACGTCAACGCCAACATCCTCGACATGATCAAGGCGGGCGAGGTGTTCGGCTCGATCAACCCGAACCAGGGCATGCAGGGTTACATGGGCTTCATGCTGCTGTGGCTGGCCAAGCATCCGGAACTCATCGACCCGATGAACGACGCCAAGCGCGCCAGCTTCAACCCGATGAGCATTCCGTTCGTCGACAACGGCCTGTCGATCGTCACGGCTGACAATGCCGACGACTTCTACTGGGACAAGTACCTGAAGCGGCGGGGCACCAAAGGCATCGAGGAGTAAGCCTTTGGCTGGCTGTCCGGGCAGAAGCTCCGGACAGCCGCTGCGGAAATGAGGAGGAGAGGATGATGGCGTCGGTGCCGGTTCTGGAAATCCGCAATGTCAGCAAGCACTTCGGTGCGGTGAAGGCGTTGACGCAGGTGAGCTTCAGCTTGGAAAGAGGCGAGGTTCATGCGCTTTGCGGCGAAAACGGCGCGGGCAAGTCGACGCTTATGAACATCATTGCCGGCGTGCTGCAGCCGACCGAGGGGGACGTTCTCGTCGACGGCGCGCCGGTAAAAGTGACGTCGCCGGCCGTGGCGCAATCGCTCGGGCTTGGCCTCGTGCATCAGGAAATCGCGCTCTGCCCCGATGCGACGGTGGCCGAGAATATGTTCATGGCCGCTACCAATCGTCGCCGCTCGCCTTTCATGAATTATGGCAGGCTGGAGCGGGATGCGCAGGTCGTGATGAGCCGTCTGGCGCCGATCGACGTCCGCCGCAAAGTCGGCGACTTGTCGATTTCCAGCCAACAGCTCGTCGAGATCGCCAAGGCACTGACGCTCGATTGCCGGGTGCTGATCTTCGACGAGCCGACGGCAGCGCTGACGGAATCGGAGACGCAGATCCTGTTCGCTATCATCCGCGACCTCAAGGCGCAGGGTATTTCGATTATCTATATCAGCCACCGCATGGCCGAAATCTTCAGCCTGTGCGACCGGGTCACCGTGTTTCGCGATGGCCGTTATGTCTCGACGGAGAAAGTGGCGGATTTGACGCCGGACGATGTGGTGCGCCGGATGGTCGGGCGCGAGATCACCCAGCTCTATCCGGAAAAGCAGGCGCCGGCGGAGCGGACCGATGAGATCATTCTGAGCGTCCGCGATCTCGGCGACGGCAGCCGCTTCACGGATGTGAACTTCGACCTGCGCAAAGGGGAAATTCTCGGCGTTGGCGGGCTGATCGGCTCGGGCCGCACCGAGATAGCCGAAGGTATTTGCGGGTTGCGGCCGGTAATCGACGGCGAGGTGCAACTGCATGGACAGCGGCTGCGGGCGCGCTCCTATGCGCAGGCGGTGCAAGCGGGCGTCGTCTACCTGTCGGAAGACCGGAAAGGCTCCGGCATTTTCCTCGATCTTTCCATTGCCCAGAACATTGCCGTTCTCGATTTGAAGTCACTGACCGGGCCGCTCGGACTGTTAAATTCCAAGGCCGAGGCGGATCGTGCCCGCGACCTGGTTCGGCGGCTCGGCGTGCGGATGGGTGGCATCGACATGCCGGTCTCGTCGCTGTCGGGCGGAAACCAGCAGAAGGTGGCGATCGCCAAGCAGCTGGCGGTCAATCCCAAGGTCATCCTGATGGACGAGCCGACCCGCGGCATCGATGTCGGCGCCAAATCGGAAATCCACCGGCTGCTGCGCGATCTCGCGCGCTCCGGCATCGGCATCGTCGTCATCTCGTCGGAACTGCCGGAGCTTCTCGGCCTGTGCGACCGGGTGCTGGTCATCCACGAGGGCACCGTGGCAGGCGAGGTCGAGGGCGAGACGATGACGGAGGAAGCGATCATGCGGCTCGCGTCGGGTATCGGCGGTCACGATAATTCAAAGGCATCAGAGCATGCCGCATAGAGAAAAAGCAGGGCAGGAGACAAGGTCATGGCGGACGCTACGTTGGCAACGGCGCATCGGGCACGGGCGCCCGGCTGGAAACGGCTGGGGACGATGCGCGAGGCGGGACTGATCGCGATCATCCTGGCGCTCTGCATCGTCATGAGCTTTGCCTCGCCGCATTTTCTGACGCTCGGCAATTTCCGGGCGATGCTGATGTCCTTCTCGGTGGAGGGGATCGTCGTCGTCGGCATGACCATCCTGTTGATCGTCGGCGGCATTGACCTGTCGGTCGGCTCGGTCGTCTGCTTCTCGATGGTGCTGTCGGGCTCGCTGTTCCTGATGGGGCTCGATCCGTGGAGCGCATCCCTGATCGGGATCATCGCCAGCGGCCTGATCGGCTGCGTCATGGGCTTCTTCGTCACGGTTGTCGGGCTCAACCACTTCATCACCTCGCTTGCGGCGATGGTGATCGTGCGCGGCATCTGCCTGATCATTACCAAGGGTACGCCATTGTCGCTGTTCACCTTGCCGCCCTCATTCAAGGCGGTCGGGCAGGGCACGTTCTCCGGCGTCCCCTATGTGATCCTGATTTTTGTCGCGGTCGTCGTGCTGTTCGACTTCCTGCTGCGCCGGGCAACCGCCTTCCGCAAGGTGTTCTACACCGGCAGCAACGAGAAGGCGGCGCTCTATTCCGGGATCAAGACCAACCAGGTGAAGTTCTGGGTGACGGTGCTCTGCGCCACGCTCTCCGGCGTTGCCGGGGTGATCTACATGTCCCGCTTCGGTGCCGCGACCCCGACTTTTGGTGTCGGCATGGAGCTCAACATCATCGCAGCCGCGGTGATCGGCGGTGCGTCGCTGAATGGCGGCTCCGGCACGATCCTCGGGGCAATTCTCGGTATTGCCCTGCTGTCGGTCGTCACAAGCTCGTTGATCTTGCTCGACGTGTCCGTCTATTGGCAAGATATGATCAAGGGCTGCATTCTGCTTGCCGCCGTTTCGATCGACCATTTCCTGCACAAGCGGAAGGCTGCCTGATATGCCGATAGCCAAACTCAAACCCGCAAATGCGCCGCGCGAGGAAATCGTCATCGCCCGGCAGATGCACCAGGCTCTCGTCCTGCATTTCCTCGAAGGACTGACACAGGCGCAAATTGCCGATCAGCTCGGCATTTCGCACGCCACCGTCAACCGCCTGATCAAGCGCGGCCGTCAGCTCGGCCTGGTCGAGATCAAGATCAAGTCGCCGGTCGAGCCGCTGGTCGATATGGAAGAACAGCTGCGAGCGCTTGGTGGCATCGGCCGCGCCGTGGTGGTGCCGACAGTGTCCGACAATCCGCAGACGGCGCTTCAAGCCGTCGGCGAAGCGGCAGCAAGGTTGCTGCTGGAAGAGATCATCGACGGAGATACGATCTGCATCACCGGCGGCAAAGGGGTAAGCGCCGTCGTTGCGGGTCTGCAGCCGCCGCGTCGTTTTGATGTCGAAGTCATTCCGGCAACCGGGTGCGTGCAGGGTAAACACTACACCGACGTCAATCATGTCTCGACCTTAATGGCCGACCGGCTTGGGGGGCGTTCCTACCAGATCCATGCGCCGCTCTTTGCCGACGATGCCGAACAACGGGCGATGCTGATCAACATGCGCTCCGTTGCAGACGTTTTCAAACGGGCGCGCGAGGCGAAGGTGGCCGTGGTCGGCATCGGCTCGATCCTGTCGGACGATTCCAGCTATTACGACCTGCATCCCTCCTCAAGCACCGACCGCGCCGCGATCGAGCGGTCCGGCGCCTCCTGCGAATTGCTGGCGCACCTGCTCGATGATCATGGCCAAGTCTGCGACTACAGCCTCAACCGTTCGCTGGTGTCGTTGACGCTGGCGGAATTCGCCTCGATCCCCACGAAGATCGGTGTCGCGAGCGGGCCGAACAAGGCAGGCCCAATCCTCAGCGTCCTCAGGGGCAATCATCTGGATACGCTGGTGACCGATGAGGCCACGGGTGCGCGGGTGCTGGCACTGGCGAGTGGCGAAGGAAAATGGGCATGAGCGGACAGCAATTGACACGTGACATCGGCAAGTCCGGCGTTTCCGCCTCGGCGGTCGGACTGGGCACCTGGGCGATCGGCGGCTGGATGTGGGGCGGGACTGACGAAAAAGAATCCATCGCCGCGATCCAGGCATCGCTCGATGCCGGCGTGACGCTGATCGATACGGCGCCAGCCTATGGTCTTGGACGCTCCGAGGAAATCGTCGGCAAGGCGTTGACCGGTCGCCGCGACAAGGCTGTCATAGCCACCAAATGCGGCCTTGTCTGGCATACGCAGATTGGCCGTCATTTCTTCGATCAAGACGGCAAGCCTGTCCACCGATATCTCGGCCGCGATGCGATCCTGCATGAAGTCGAGGAAAGTCTGACGCGGCTCGGAACCGACTATATCGATCTCTACATCACCCATTGGCAGGACCCGACGACAGCGGTCGAGGAAACCATGCGGGCGCTGGAAGATCTGCGCACCTCGGGCAAGATCCGGGCGATCGGCGCAAGCAATGTCAGCCGCGACGACCTCAATGCCTATATCGCTGCCGGTGGCCTCGATGCGATCCAGGAGCGGTTCAGCATGATCGACCGTGAGATCGAGGCGGAGCTTCTGCCGCTGACGAACGTGAACGGCATCGCGACGCTGAGCTACTCGTCGCTGGCGCTGGGGTTGCTGTCCGGCACCATCGGTCCGGACCGTGTGTTTTCCGGCGACGACCAGCGCAAGGACAATCCGCGCTTTTCGGTCGCCAACCGCCGGAAGGCAACGGCGCTTGCCGACGCCATCCGCCCGATAGCCGAAAAACACGGCGCCAGTATCGCCCAGACCGTGATTGCCTGGACGCTGGCACAGCCCGGCGTGACCTTTGCGCTCTGCGGGGCGCGCAATCCGGCACAAGCAATCGACAATGCCCGGGCCGGCATCATCCGGCTGGATGCGGCCGATCGTGCGGCCATCGATACGGCCATAGCGGCGAAACTGACTGACATGAGATAGCGGATCGCCATCATGAAACGTGAAGAGATATTGGACGGGCTTCGCCAGAGCCCGAAGGTTGACGTGTGCATTATCGGCGGCGGCATCAACGGCATCAGCGTCTTTCGGGAGCTGGCGCTGCAGGGCCTGAATGTGCTGCTCGTCGAGAAGCACGACTATTGCTCCGGTGCCAGTTCGGCGTTGTCCCGCATGGTGCATGGCGGGCTTCGCTATCTTGAAAACGGCGAATTCAAGCTGGTGCAGGAATCGCTGGTCGAGCGCGACCGGCTGTTGCGCAAC from the Rhizobium sp. NZLR1 genome contains:
- a CDS encoding sugar-binding transcriptional regulator; translated protein: MPIAKLKPANAPREEIVIARQMHQALVLHFLEGLTQAQIADQLGISHATVNRLIKRGRQLGLVEIKIKSPVEPLVDMEEQLRALGGIGRAVVVPTVSDNPQTALQAVGEAAARLLLEEIIDGDTICITGGKGVSAVVAGLQPPRRFDVEVIPATGCVQGKHYTDVNHVSTLMADRLGGRSYQIHAPLFADDAEQRAMLINMRSVADVFKRAREAKVAVVGIGSILSDDSSYYDLHPSSSTDRAAIERSGASCELLAHLLDDHGQVCDYSLNRSLVSLTLAEFASIPTKIGVASGPNKAGPILSVLRGNHLDTLVTDEATGARVLALASGEGKWA
- a CDS encoding DUF982 domain-containing protein; amino-acid sequence: MRRDFWDQPVEVIIGDGDHLKSIRSSRDALAYLMTCWPRERAASFAVAKRICTDAVDGRADPSAAALAFKVAAEEAGVLHR
- a CDS encoding substrate-binding domain-containing protein — its product is MRRFLSTTALAVLASTLLAGVASADTENPFRCKPGEKYVMNVMVSGVEYWFPVYEMFKQAGQQLGCETAYTGTPEYDVNKQIATFDQALAQNPAGILVHPMNSDPFIEPINRAIDQGTAVVTFAADAPLSKRISFITSDNTREGTYAADAIAGKMGGKGEYAVLENPGQDNHDKRIAAFIARMEEKYPEMKLVGRAASNQDPNKAYQGLMSLVQAHPNIGAVFMPEANSAIGASQANKESGGKILVMCADVNANILDMIKAGEVFGSINPNQGMQGYMGFMLLWLAKHPELIDPMNDAKRASFNPMSIPFVDNGLSIVTADNADDFYWDKYLKRRGTKGIEE
- a CDS encoding aldo/keto reductase, which produces MSGQQLTRDIGKSGVSASAVGLGTWAIGGWMWGGTDEKESIAAIQASLDAGVTLIDTAPAYGLGRSEEIVGKALTGRRDKAVIATKCGLVWHTQIGRHFFDQDGKPVHRYLGRDAILHEVEESLTRLGTDYIDLYITHWQDPTTAVEETMRALEDLRTSGKIRAIGASNVSRDDLNAYIAAGGLDAIQERFSMIDREIEAELLPLTNVNGIATLSYSSLALGLLSGTIGPDRVFSGDDQRKDNPRFSVANRRKATALADAIRPIAEKHGASIAQTVIAWTLAQPGVTFALCGARNPAQAIDNARAGIIRLDAADRAAIDTAIAAKLTDMR
- a CDS encoding ABC transporter permease, yielding MADATLATAHRARAPGWKRLGTMREAGLIAIILALCIVMSFASPHFLTLGNFRAMLMSFSVEGIVVVGMTILLIVGGIDLSVGSVVCFSMVLSGSLFLMGLDPWSASLIGIIASGLIGCVMGFFVTVVGLNHFITSLAAMVIVRGICLIITKGTPLSLFTLPPSFKAVGQGTFSGVPYVILIFVAVVVLFDFLLRRATAFRKVFYTGSNEKAALYSGIKTNQVKFWVTVLCATLSGVAGVIYMSRFGAATPTFGVGMELNIIAAAVIGGASLNGGSGTILGAILGIALLSVVTSSLILLDVSVYWQDMIKGCILLAAVSIDHFLHKRKAA
- a CDS encoding sugar ABC transporter ATP-binding protein, with translation MASVPVLEIRNVSKHFGAVKALTQVSFSLERGEVHALCGENGAGKSTLMNIIAGVLQPTEGDVLVDGAPVKVTSPAVAQSLGLGLVHQEIALCPDATVAENMFMAATNRRRSPFMNYGRLERDAQVVMSRLAPIDVRRKVGDLSISSQQLVEIAKALTLDCRVLIFDEPTAALTESETQILFAIIRDLKAQGISIIYISHRMAEIFSLCDRVTVFRDGRYVSTEKVADLTPDDVVRRMVGREITQLYPEKQAPAERTDEIILSVRDLGDGSRFTDVNFDLRKGEILGVGGLIGSGRTEIAEGICGLRPVIDGEVQLHGQRLRARSYAQAVQAGVVYLSEDRKGSGIFLDLSIAQNIAVLDLKSLTGPLGLLNSKAEADRARDLVRRLGVRMGGIDMPVSSLSGGNQQKVAIAKQLAVNPKVILMDEPTRGIDVGAKSEIHRLLRDLARSGIGIVVISSELPELLGLCDRVLVIHEGTVAGEVEGETMTEEAIMRLASGIGGHDNSKASEHAA
- a CDS encoding nucleoside 2-deoxyribosyltransferase, which encodes MTKKVYLAGPEVFLPNAREMLDRKAALAREAGLFPLSPGDLEIPHTNSKRERAAAINAVDEKMMMEADAIIANLTPFRGIAADTGTAFELGFMCASGKPVFAYTNVARDHSGRVSDLYGGALAYDADGRLRDPNGIAVEDFGLADNLMLHAGIERRGGVLIVGDAPRDALYTDLAAFKTCLAIAVEKLR